A genomic region of Pseudomonas sp. RSB 5.4 contains the following coding sequences:
- a CDS encoding DUF6124 family protein produces the protein MFKPTPNPPESDPASPYESLDSRKLHEAAERALDHYLTPASQIMASGDQSKPMFLANPAYDTESLLANASESLGSATTMLNDFAALLDVSHRKTLLGIAQVVMLGELAVNQALDNVELKA, from the coding sequence ATGTTCAAACCAACACCGAATCCACCCGAGTCCGACCCCGCATCCCCCTACGAATCCCTCGATTCCCGCAAACTCCACGAAGCCGCCGAGCGCGCCCTCGATCACTACCTCACCCCGGCCAGCCAGATCATGGCCAGCGGTGATCAATCCAAACCGATGTTCCTCGCCAACCCGGCCTACGACACTGAATCCCTGCTCGCCAATGCCAGCGAGTCCCTGGGTTCCGCCACCACCATGCTCAACGATTTCGCCGCGTTGCTGGATGTCTCGCACCGCAAGACGTTGCTGGGCATTGCGCAGGTGGTGATGTTGGGGGAGTTGGCGGTGAATCAGGCGTTGGATAACGTCGAGCTCAAGGCGTAG